In Dromiciops gliroides isolate mDroGli1 chromosome 4, mDroGli1.pri, whole genome shotgun sequence, one DNA window encodes the following:
- the RNF5 gene encoding E3 ubiquitin-protein ligase RNF5 isoform X2 codes for MAAARKEDGGSEGPNRDRGGAGAAFECNICLETAREAVVSMCGHLYCWPCLHQWLETRPERQECPVCKAGISREKVVPLYGRGSQKQQDPRLKTPPRPQGQRPAPESRGGFQTYGDAGGFHLSFGVGAFPFGFFTTVFNAHEPFYRGPGVDLGPGRPGSGWQDSLFLLLAIFFFFWLLSV; via the exons ATGGCAGCGGCCAGGAAGGAGGACGGGGGCTCCGAAGGGCCAAACCGCGACCGGGGAGGGGCAGGTGCGGCCTTCGAGTGTAACATCTGTCTGGAGACAGCGCGGGAGGCGGTGGTCAGTATGTGCGGCCACCTGTACTG CTGGCCTTGTCTCCACCAG TGGCTGGAGACTCGGCCTGAAAGACAAGAGTGCCCTGTGTGTAAGGCTGGAATAAGCCGGGAGAAGGTTGTCCCACTCTATGGGAGAGGAAGCCAGAAACAGCAGGACCCTCG ATTGAAAACACCGCCGCGTCCACAGGGCCAGAGGCCTGCCCCAGAAAGCAGAGGG GGATTCCAGACATACGGAGATGCTGGAGGCTTCCACCTTTCTTTTGGAGTTGGCGCCTTTCCCTTTGGCTTCTTCACAACTGTCTTCAACGCCCATGAGCCTTTCTACCGGGGCCCAG GTGTGGACCTGGGACCTGGACGTCCAGGCTCTGGCTGGCAGGACTCCCTCTTCCTGCTCCTcgccatcttcttctttttttggctgcTCAGTGTCTGA
- the PBX2 gene encoding LOW QUALITY PROTEIN: pre-B-cell leukemia transcription factor 2 (The sequence of the model RefSeq protein was modified relative to this genomic sequence to represent the inferred CDS: inserted 4 bases in 4 codons; deleted 10 bases in 7 codons), with protein sequence MDERLLGPPPPGGGRGGLGLVGGEPGGPGEPPGGGEPGGGAGGVPGGRGKQDIGDILQQIMTITDQSLDEAQAKKHALNCHRMKPALFSVLCEIKEKTGMYDSVSGAHQEEEPVDPQLMRLDNMLLAEGXAGPEKGGGSAAAAAAAASGGGVSPDNSIEHSDYRSKLAQIRHIYHSELEKYEQACNEFTTHVMNLLREQSRTRPVXPKEMERMVGIIHRKFSAIQMQLKQSTCEAVMILRSRFLDARRKRRNFSKQATEXLNEYFYSHLSNPYPXEEAKEELAKKCGITVSQVSNWFGNKRIRYKKNVGKFQEEAKYLAVKTAVSVTQGGHSRASSPTPPSSARLDFPTICSIGLHSLNCFLFL encoded by the exons ATGGACGAAAGGCTACTAGGGCCACCCCCTCCAGGCGGGGGCCGGGGAGGTTTGGGGCTAGTAGGTGGGGAGCCAGGGGGCCCTGGGGAACCTCCCGGTGGTGGAGAACCCGGAGGGGGTGCTGGGGGGGTCCCAGGAGGACGGGGAAAGCAGGACATCGGGGACATCCTACAGCAGATCATGACCATCACCGACCAAAGCCTGGATGAGGCCCAGGCCAA gAAACATGCCCTGAATTGCCACCGAATGAAGCCTGCTCTTTTTAGTGTCCTATGTGAGATCAAAGAGAAGACTGGTATGTAt GACTCAGTATCCGGAGCTCACCAGGAGGAGGAACCCGTGGAC CCCCAACTCATGCGTCTGGACAACATGCTTCTAGCAGAAG GTGCAGGaccagagaagggaggagggtct gctgctgctgcagcagcagcagcctctgGGGGTGGAGTATCTCCTGATAACTCCATTGAGCACTCTGACTATCGAAGTAAACTGGCCCAGATCCGCCATATCTACCATTCTGAGCTGGAGAAGTATGAACAG GCATGTAATGAGTTTACTACCCATGTGATGAAC CTGCTTCGAGAGCAGAGTCGTACACGGCCTG CTCCCAAGGAGATGGAACGTATGGTTGGCATCATCCACCGAAAATTCAGTGCCATT CAGATGCAACTCAAACAAAGC ACGTGTGAAGCCGTCATGATACTTCGCTCTCGTTTC CTGGATGCCAG AAGAAAACGCCGTAACTTCAGCAAACAGGCCACTG GTCTAAATGAGTATTTCTACTCCCATCTGAGTAACCCTTATC GTGAAGAAGCCAAGGAGGAGCTCGCCAAGAAGTGT GGGATCACTGTCTCCCAG GTCTCTAACTGGTTTGGCAACAAGCGGATCAGATATAAAAAGAATGTCGGGAAGTTCCAGGAAGAAGCCAAATATCTAGCAGTGAAAACTGCTGTATCCGTCACTCAAGGGGGGCATAGCCGTGCCAGTTCCCCTACACCTCCCTCTTCTGCCAGGTTGGACTTTCCCACCATCTGTTCCATTGGTTTGCACTCCCTAAATTGCTTCCTTTTCCTGTAG
- the GPSM3 gene encoding LOW QUALITY PROTEIN: G-protein-signaling modulator 3 (The sequence of the model RefSeq protein was modified relative to this genomic sequence to represent the inferred CDS: inserted 2 bases in 2 codons), translating into METERLQEEEEDEIEQVKPSQDDKDWPPLNTIRXWRSAPPTPPHSXDQDTALGPRSASMLSLQTELFLDLVAEAQSKRLEGQRATLHTPPGSLATASARAQVTEDKDQLYSTILSHQCQRIEAQRSDPPLPPGGQELLELLLRVQGGGRMEEQRSRPPTHTC; encoded by the exons atggagacagagagactccaggaagaagaggaagatgaaattGAGCAGGTGA AGCCTTCCCAAGATGATAAAGACTGGCCCCCTCTGAATACTATCA CCTGGAGATCTGCACCCCCAACCCCTCCTCATT AGGACCAAGACACAG CCCTAGGACCCCGTTCGGCCTCCATGCTCTCCCTGCAGACAGAACTCTTCCTGGATTTAGTAGCAGAAGCTCAGTCTAAAAGGCTGGAAGGACAGAGAGCCACCTTGCACACTCCCCCTGGCTCCCTAGCCACAGCCTCTGCCCGAGCCCAGGTTACAGAGGACAAAGACCAGCTCTACAGCACCATCCTCAGTCACCAG TGCCAGCGTATTGAAGCTCAGCGGTCAGACCCGCCCCTTCCACCAGGAGGGCAAGAACTCTTGGAGCTGCTGTTGAGGGTGCAGGGAGGCGGCCGAATGGAGGAGCAAAGGTCCAGACCTCCTACACATACCTGCTga
- the AGER gene encoding advanced glycosylation end product-specific receptor isoform X1, which translates to MESRVSEFSHLPLYSSCLPIGSGGSFNLSWIWRHVPRDAPGSTETPTPSSQVESLRHSMGPGGYGDSLGGGQMYSPREMRNTGRTEAWKILSPEGDPWESVARVLPNGSLLLPAVGIQDEGTFRCRATNRHGKEIKSNYRLRVYQIPGKPEIVDPASELIAGIPNKVGTCLSEGGYPAGTLSWHLDGKALVPDGKGVSVKEETRRHPDTGLFTVQSELTMIPARGGPLNPTFSCSLSLSSSVPGRRALHAAPIQPSVWEPLPLDDVRIIVKPEGGAVAPGGAVTLTCEAPAQPQPEIHWLKDGSPLAIAPSSVLLLSEVGAQDQGIYSCVATDQGRESRESPGVSVSIIDSEEGPGLSLLLLILGVLGCLLTVALLVGILLWKRQRRLHREERKVPECPEEEEQRAELNQPEEQETAESNAGGP; encoded by the exons ATGGAATCCAGGGTATCTGAGTTTTCCCATCTTCCTCTCTATTCTTCCTGCCTCCCCATAGGCTCTGGTGGTTCCTTCAATCTCTCATGGATCTGGAGACATGTTCCTAGGGATGCGCCGGGCTCAACGGAGACTCCTACCCCCAGCTCCCAG GTGGAATCGCTCCGTCACTCAATGGGCCCTGGGGGCTACGGGGATAGCCTTGGGGGAGGCCAGATGTACAGCCCCCGGGAAATGAGG AACACAGGACGGACTGAAGCTTGGAAAATCCTCTCTCCTGAAGGGGACCCTTGGGAGAGTGTGGCTCGAGTCCTACCCAATGGTTCCCTCCTCCTGCCAGCTGTTGGGATCCAGGACGAAGGGACATTCAGGTGTAGGGCAACTAACCGCCATGGGAAGGAGATTAAGTCCAATTACCGACTCCGTGTCTACC AGATTCCAGGGAAGCCAGAAATAGTGGACCCTGCTTCTGAGCTCATTGCTGGGATCCCCAACAAG GTTGGAACATGCCTGTCAGAAGGGGGATACCCAGCAGGAACTCTTAGCTGGCATCTGGATGGGAAAGCCCTGGTGCCTGATGGGAAAG GAGTGTCTGTGAAGGAGGAGACCAGAAGACACCCTGACACAGGGCTTTTCACAGTACAGTCGGAGTTGACAATGATCCCAGCCCGAGGAGGCCCTCTGAACCCCACCTTTTCTTGCAGTCTTAGCCTCAGTTCCAGTGTCCCTGGACGACGGGCCCTCCATGCAGCTCCTATCCAACCTAGTGTTtggg AGCCTTTGCCTTTGGATGATGTTCGAATAATAGTAAAGCCAGAGGGTGGAGCAGTGGCCCCTGGAGGGGCAGTAACCCTAACCTGTGAGGCTCCTGCCCAGCCCCAACCAGAAATCCATTGGCTCAAGGAT GGTTCTCCTCTGGCCATTGCCCCCAGCTCTGTACTACTCCTTTCTGAGGTTGGAGCCCAAGACCAAGGAATATACAGTTGTGTAGCCACCGACCAAGGTCGTGAGTCAAGAGAAAGTCCTGGTGTTAGTGTCAGCATCATTG ACTCTGAGGAAGGCCCAGGACTAAGCTTATTGCTCCTGATTCTAGGAGTTTTGGGTTGTCTGCTCACAGTTGCCCTTCTGGTGGgaatccttttgtggaaaagacaACGGCGGCTCCACAGAGAAGAGAG GAAGGTTCCTGAATGCCCAGAGGAAGAGGAACAGCGGGCAGAACTAAATCAACCTGAAGAACAGGAAACAGCTGAGAGCAATGCAGGGGGGCCCTGA
- the AGER gene encoding advanced glycosylation end product-specific receptor isoform X3, translating into MGPGGYGDSLGGGQMYSPREMRNTGRTEAWKILSPEGDPWESVARVLPNGSLLLPAVGIQDEGTFRCRATNRHGKEIKSNYRLRVYQIPGKPEIVDPASELIAGIPNKVGTCLSEGGYPAGTLSWHLDGKALVPDGKGVSVKEETRRHPDTGLFTVQSELTMIPARGGPLNPTFSCSLSLSSSVPGRRALHAAPIQPSVWEPLPLDDVRIIVKPEGGAVAPGGAVTLTCEAPAQPQPEIHWLKDGSPLAIAPSSVLLLSEVGAQDQGIYSCVATDQGRESRESPGVSVSIIDSEEGPGLSLLLLILGVLGCLLTVALLVGILLWKRQRRLHREERKVPECPEEEEQRAELNQPEEQETAESNAGGP; encoded by the exons ATGGGCCCTGGGGGCTACGGGGATAGCCTTGGGGGAGGCCAGATGTACAGCCCCCGGGAAATGAGG AACACAGGACGGACTGAAGCTTGGAAAATCCTCTCTCCTGAAGGGGACCCTTGGGAGAGTGTGGCTCGAGTCCTACCCAATGGTTCCCTCCTCCTGCCAGCTGTTGGGATCCAGGACGAAGGGACATTCAGGTGTAGGGCAACTAACCGCCATGGGAAGGAGATTAAGTCCAATTACCGACTCCGTGTCTACC AGATTCCAGGGAAGCCAGAAATAGTGGACCCTGCTTCTGAGCTCATTGCTGGGATCCCCAACAAG GTTGGAACATGCCTGTCAGAAGGGGGATACCCAGCAGGAACTCTTAGCTGGCATCTGGATGGGAAAGCCCTGGTGCCTGATGGGAAAG GAGTGTCTGTGAAGGAGGAGACCAGAAGACACCCTGACACAGGGCTTTTCACAGTACAGTCGGAGTTGACAATGATCCCAGCCCGAGGAGGCCCTCTGAACCCCACCTTTTCTTGCAGTCTTAGCCTCAGTTCCAGTGTCCCTGGACGACGGGCCCTCCATGCAGCTCCTATCCAACCTAGTGTTtggg AGCCTTTGCCTTTGGATGATGTTCGAATAATAGTAAAGCCAGAGGGTGGAGCAGTGGCCCCTGGAGGGGCAGTAACCCTAACCTGTGAGGCTCCTGCCCAGCCCCAACCAGAAATCCATTGGCTCAAGGAT GGTTCTCCTCTGGCCATTGCCCCCAGCTCTGTACTACTCCTTTCTGAGGTTGGAGCCCAAGACCAAGGAATATACAGTTGTGTAGCCACCGACCAAGGTCGTGAGTCAAGAGAAAGTCCTGGTGTTAGTGTCAGCATCATTG ACTCTGAGGAAGGCCCAGGACTAAGCTTATTGCTCCTGATTCTAGGAGTTTTGGGTTGTCTGCTCACAGTTGCCCTTCTGGTGGgaatccttttgtggaaaagacaACGGCGGCTCCACAGAGAAGAGAG GAAGGTTCCTGAATGCCCAGAGGAAGAGGAACAGCGGGCAGAACTAAATCAACCTGAAGAACAGGAAACAGCTGAGAGCAATGCAGGGGGGCCCTGA
- the AGER gene encoding advanced glycosylation end product-specific receptor isoform X2, producing MASLTSTGAWVLILSLGVVGSQNISARIGEPLVLTCKGAPRKPPQQLEWKLNTGRTEAWKILSPEGDPWESVARVLPNGSLLLPAVGIQDEGTFRCRATNRHGKEIKSNYRLRVYQIPGKPEIVDPASELIAGIPNKVGTCLSEGGYPAGTLSWHLDGKALVPDGKGVSVKEETRRHPDTGLFTVQSELTMIPARGGPLNPTFSCSLSLSSSVPGRRALHAAPIQPSVWEPLPLDDVRIIVKPEGGAVAPGGAVTLTCEAPAQPQPEIHWLKDGSPLAIAPSSVLLLSEVGAQDQGIYSCVATDQGRESRESPGVSVSIIDSEEGPGLSLLLLILGVLGCLLTVALLVGILLWKRQRRLHREERKVPECPEEEEQRAELNQPEEQETAESNAGGP from the exons ATGGCATCTCTGACATCCACAGGAGCCTGGGTGCTGATCCTTAGCCTAGGGG TGGTTGGCAGTCAGAACATCTCAGCCAGGATTGGGGAGCCCTTGGTGCTGACCTGTAAGGGGGCTCCTAGGAAACCACCCCAGCAACTTGAATGGAAATTG AACACAGGACGGACTGAAGCTTGGAAAATCCTCTCTCCTGAAGGGGACCCTTGGGAGAGTGTGGCTCGAGTCCTACCCAATGGTTCCCTCCTCCTGCCAGCTGTTGGGATCCAGGACGAAGGGACATTCAGGTGTAGGGCAACTAACCGCCATGGGAAGGAGATTAAGTCCAATTACCGACTCCGTGTCTACC AGATTCCAGGGAAGCCAGAAATAGTGGACCCTGCTTCTGAGCTCATTGCTGGGATCCCCAACAAG GTTGGAACATGCCTGTCAGAAGGGGGATACCCAGCAGGAACTCTTAGCTGGCATCTGGATGGGAAAGCCCTGGTGCCTGATGGGAAAG GAGTGTCTGTGAAGGAGGAGACCAGAAGACACCCTGACACAGGGCTTTTCACAGTACAGTCGGAGTTGACAATGATCCCAGCCCGAGGAGGCCCTCTGAACCCCACCTTTTCTTGCAGTCTTAGCCTCAGTTCCAGTGTCCCTGGACGACGGGCCCTCCATGCAGCTCCTATCCAACCTAGTGTTtggg AGCCTTTGCCTTTGGATGATGTTCGAATAATAGTAAAGCCAGAGGGTGGAGCAGTGGCCCCTGGAGGGGCAGTAACCCTAACCTGTGAGGCTCCTGCCCAGCCCCAACCAGAAATCCATTGGCTCAAGGAT GGTTCTCCTCTGGCCATTGCCCCCAGCTCTGTACTACTCCTTTCTGAGGTTGGAGCCCAAGACCAAGGAATATACAGTTGTGTAGCCACCGACCAAGGTCGTGAGTCAAGAGAAAGTCCTGGTGTTAGTGTCAGCATCATTG ACTCTGAGGAAGGCCCAGGACTAAGCTTATTGCTCCTGATTCTAGGAGTTTTGGGTTGTCTGCTCACAGTTGCCCTTCTGGTGGgaatccttttgtggaaaagacaACGGCGGCTCCACAGAGAAGAGAG GAAGGTTCCTGAATGCCCAGAGGAAGAGGAACAGCGGGCAGAACTAAATCAACCTGAAGAACAGGAAACAGCTGAGAGCAATGCAGGGGGGCCCTGA
- the RNF5 gene encoding E3 ubiquitin-protein ligase RNF5 isoform X1: MAAARKEDGGSEGPNRDRGGAGAAFECNICLETAREAVVSMCGHLYCWPCLHQWLETRPERQECPVCKAGISREKVVPLYGRGSQKQQDPRLKTPPRPQGQRPAPESRGQGFQTYGDAGGFHLSFGVGAFPFGFFTTVFNAHEPFYRGPGVDLGPGRPGSGWQDSLFLLLAIFFFFWLLSV, from the exons ATGGCAGCGGCCAGGAAGGAGGACGGGGGCTCCGAAGGGCCAAACCGCGACCGGGGAGGGGCAGGTGCGGCCTTCGAGTGTAACATCTGTCTGGAGACAGCGCGGGAGGCGGTGGTCAGTATGTGCGGCCACCTGTACTG CTGGCCTTGTCTCCACCAG TGGCTGGAGACTCGGCCTGAAAGACAAGAGTGCCCTGTGTGTAAGGCTGGAATAAGCCGGGAGAAGGTTGTCCCACTCTATGGGAGAGGAAGCCAGAAACAGCAGGACCCTCG ATTGAAAACACCGCCGCGTCCACAGGGCCAGAGGCCTGCCCCAGAAAGCAGAGGG CAGGGATTCCAGACATACGGAGATGCTGGAGGCTTCCACCTTTCTTTTGGAGTTGGCGCCTTTCCCTTTGGCTTCTTCACAACTGTCTTCAACGCCCATGAGCCTTTCTACCGGGGCCCAG GTGTGGACCTGGGACCTGGACGTCCAGGCTCTGGCTGGCAGGACTCCCTCTTCCTGCTCCTcgccatcttcttctttttttggctgcTCAGTGTCTGA